In Rhizobium sp. CIAT894, the genomic window ATGGCTGGATGCATCATCGCACCGATGTTCCTCCGTCCAAGGAAAATTACGTCGCCAAGGAATGGCAGAAGGCGCATCGCCCGAACTTTACCGGTTCTCCCCAGGCTTACCGTCCGCCGGGCTCCATTGCCGCTCCAGGCGAACGGCCGCGGGTTACCGGCGATTACGATGCCTGGACGCCGGGCAACTGAGACGGCTCGACCGGGCGACCCTCAGGCCCGGCTTTTGGCCACAATTGACCTTTACCCGCAGGTTGGCCGCGCTTGACCGCGGTCTTGAACTGAAAATGTCTGGAGACGGGTACATATGAAGCTCTTCACGCGGAACATGGTCCTGCGTGCCGCCGGATCGCTGCTGGCGCTCTCGGCCCTGCTTCCACCAGTTGCGGCCAATGCCGCACGCATCGAAAATCCGGTCGCCGTCTTCTCCGGTCTCGACAAGATCACCGGCCGCATCACGACCTTCGACGTCTATGTCAACGAGACGGTGCAGTTCGGCGCGCTGCAGGTGACGCCGAAGGCCTGTTATTCGCGCGACCAGGCGGAAGCGCAGAAGATCGACGGTTTCGTCGAGGTCGACGAGATCACCCTCGACCGCAAGATCCGCCGCATCTTCACCGGCTGGATGTTTGCCGCCAGCCCCGGCCTCAACGCCGTCGAGCACCCGATCTACGACGTCTGGCTGAAGGACTGCAAGACGAACTCGGACGTCCCGGCTCCCGATAGCGCCAAGGCGACAGCCCGCTAACCTGTTTCGCGTCGCGGTCTCCCCGACCATACAGAGCAACGAAGCGCCTTGAATTGCTCGAACTTGCTTTGTTGATCTGGCATCGGTCTCTCCTTGAATTCACGCAGAAACGCGCCTGGAAGCAGCGCGGCTCTGCCTTCAAAAGGATCGGCATGCCAATCGGCGGTCGGTTGCCGGCGCTCAGAGATCGAAAGTCAGCTTGCTCAACTGGCTTCCTGCCGCGTCGAAATTACCGGCTCTCAACCAGCGCTCGTAGCCGGCGCGCAATTGCGGCCATTCGCTGTCGAGGATTGAGAACCATGCCGTGTCGCGATTGAGGCCCTTGACCACCATATGCTGCCGGAAGAGGCCTTCAAAACGGAACCCGAACCGTTCGGCCGCCCTCTTCGACGGCAGATTGAGATCGTGGCATTTCCATTCGAAACGCCGGTAACCCAGGCCGAAGGCGTAGTCGGCAAACAGGAACAGCGCTTCTGTCGCCACGCGCGAGCGGGTAATCGCTGGTCCCCACATGATGCTGCCGATCTCAATTACACCATGCGTCCTGTCGATACGCATGAGCGCCTGTCGCCCCTCGGCCCGGCCGGTCTTCTTGTCGATGACAGCGAAGAACAATGGATCGGTGCTCGCCGACGCTTTTTGCGCCCATTGTACAAGTTCCGCCAAGCCGGATGGCGCTTGTTCGAAGAGATATCGAAACCGGTCATCGGCACCTGGCGCCGATGCTGCCTCGTACAGCGAGGCTGAATGCTGGTCAGGGTCGAGCGGTTCCAGCCGCACATAGGACCCATTCAATGTTTTGCGCTCTGGCGCTGGAGCGCCCTTCCAATTGGTAAGATTCACCAATGCACCTCCTGAACAAGCCGACCATTGCGATCATCGTGTAAAATCGAGTCCCTCAATGCCACAATTTTGGTACGGCCGACCCGTCCATTTTTCACAATCTGCCCAGACCAATTTCGGCACGTCTATGCGCCGACTGCCTCAACCATTGAGCCAGAAGAGGCCGCTCGCTTCGGCGGGGATGTTGCCACAATGGTAGCGTTTGACCGTGTCGAACAGCTCTGACAGCAGTCCATCTTGACGCGCGCAAGCCTTATGCAGTGGGTGTCTTGTTCCTCGTGAAAAGACCCTTGGCAAAGCGAAGCGCGCCGCCAGCCACGACGACGATGAGGATGCCGGCTTTTTTGAGGAAGACGGCCGCAAGCGCCAGCAGCCCCACCTTTGCGGCGATCTTGGCGCCCGCGCCGGCGGCGATCATTCCCGCCATTCCGTAGGCAGCGATCTTGTCGCCTTCGACGTAGTCGGTATAGGCCATTCCCGTGTCGAACTGCACGAGCGTCGTGACGGTCGGAATAACCGCCTCGATCTCCTTCAACTGGTTCAGGCCGGCAACGAAGTCGAACTCAAATACGCCCTGGCGGCCGAGGGTCCGCACGGAATAGTTCAGGGTGTGGGGCGCCCGCATGTCATCGCCGAACAACAGATCGCGCGCCCAGTGCATCGCATGCGCGGATTTGTCGTAATGCGGCGTCGAGGCCCACCCGATAAGCGTGATCTTTTGAAAACCCTGCTTCTCGCGCTCGACGTTGTTTTCCCGGATGGAATCTTTGATGTTCTGCAGCAGTTCGTCGTAATTGGTCGTCGCGGCATCGGCGTCGGAGACATAGCCGTCGGCGCTGTATTGCACGACGGAACCCCAGGCCTCGATATCGGTCGGCGCGTATTTCGCCGGGAAGATCATCCCCATCGTTCCCTCCGCCGCCTGCGGGGGATTTCCCCAGATGTCGACAAGCACCGTCTTCGTGTCGGCGGGATTGAGATAATAGAAGCCTTGCGGCACGTTCAGCGTCGCCTTCGCGGCAGGCAGCTTGATTGCTCCCTGCTGAAAATCGAGCTTTTCCAGCAACGGCTTTTCCGCGTCGGAAAAGTCGCTCCTGTCCGGGAACATCTCCTGGTAAGGGCGGGCGCCGGCCTGAGCTGTGAACAAGGCGAAAAGGATCGCGGCTGCAAAATATCGTTTCAAAATTCTATCCCCCGTTGCAGGCGCCGAACCTATTCAAATCGGCTCGAAAATCAACGCTGGGATGAAAGGATCGCGCTTAAAACTTGAGGTGTGGCGATTCCATCGCGGCTGCAAGCATCAGGGCATAATCGGCCTTCGGAACATCGATCGCTCCGAACGTCTTCAGGTGCTCGGTGGTGAACTGCGTGTCGAGCAGGGTGAAGCCCTTTTCCCTGAGCCGTTCGACCAGATGCACGAGGCAGATTTTCGAGGCATCCGTCCGGCGCGAAAACATGCTTTCGCCGAAGAAGGCCGAGCCGAGCGAGACGCCGTAGAGGCCGCCGACCAGTTCGTCGCCGTCCCAGGCTTCGACGGTGTGGGCATGCCCCATGTCGAAGAGTGTCGCGTAAAGCGATCGGATCGTTTTGTTGATCCAGGTGCTCGGGCGACCGGATGTTTCCTCCGCGCAAGCCGCGATCACCTGGTCGAAAGCGTGATCGAAACGGATCTCGAAGGGTTTCCTGCGCACCGTCTTGGCAAGGCTCTTCGACACGTGGAAATGGTCGAGCGGCAGCACGCCACGCAGCTCCGGCTCGACCCAGAAAATCTCCGGGTCGTCGGCGGATTCGGCCATCGGGAAGAGGCCGATGGAATAGGCGCGCAGGAGAATGTCAGGGGTGATGCCTGGTGACTTCCTGCGCGATCCTGCCATTCCTGTCCTATGCCGCCGGTGCGTTGGCGAGGTAGTGTTCCAGCCAGTGGATGTCGTAATCGCCGTTGGCGATGTCCTGGTTGGAGACGAGATCCTGGAACAGCGGCAGCGTCGTATTGATGCCGTCGACGACGAATTCGTCGAGTGCGCGACGCAGTCGCATCATGCATTCGACGCGGGTACGGCCGTGAACGATCAGCTTGCCGATCAGGCTGTCGTAATAAGGCGGAATCTTGTAGCCCTGATAGGCGCCCGAATCGATGCGCACGCCAAGGCCGCCCGGTGCATGGAAATGCGTGATCGTGCCGGGCGAGGGCACGAAGGTGCGCGGATGCTCGGCATTGATGCGGCACTCGATGGCGTGGCCGGAAAAATGCACCTCATCCTGCGTCACCGACAGACCGCCGCCGGAGGCGACGCGGATCTGTTCGTGCACGAGGTCGATGCCGGTGATCGCTTCGGTGATCGGATGCTCCACCTGCAGGCGGGTGTTCATTTCGATGAAATAGAACTCGCCGTTCTCGTAGAGGAATTCGATCGTGCCGGCGCCGCGATATTTCAGCTTCTTCATGGCGTCGGCGCAGATCTGGCCGATCTTCATGCGCTGCTCGACGTTGAGCGCCGGCGAATTCGCCTCTTCCCAGACCTTCTGGTGGCGGCGCTGCAGCGAGCAGTCGCGTTCGCCAAGATGGATGGCATTGCCTTCGCCATCACCGAACACCTGGATTTCGATGTGGCGCGGCTTGCCGAGATATTTTTCCATATAGACGGCATCGTTGCCGAAGGCGGCTGCCGCTTCCGTGCGCGCCGTCGACCAGGCCTCGATCAGGTCGGCCTCGCTCTTGGCGACCTTCATGCCGCGTCCGCCGCCGCCGGCGGTTGCCTTGATCAGCACGGGATAGCCGATTTCGGCGGCCGTCTTCAGCGCATCCTCTTCGGTCTTCACTTCGCCGTCCGAACCAGGAACGACCGGAATGCCGAGTTCCAGCGCCGTTGTTTTGGCGGTGATCTTGTCGCCCATGATGCGGATATGGTCCGCCGTCGGCCCGATGAAGGTGATGCCGTGGGCTTCGAGGATATCGGCGAACTTGGCATTTTCCGACAGAAAGCCGTAGCCCGGATGCACGGCATCGGCGCCGGTGATCTCGCAGGCGGCGACGATCTGGTGGATATTGAGATAGCTCTCGCGCGAAGACGGCGGGCCGATGCAAACACTTTCGTCGGCAAGGCGCACATGCATGGCATCGGCATCGGCGGTGGAATGAACCACGACGCAGGCAATGCCGAGTTCCTTGCAGGCCCGGAGCACGCGAAGGGCGATTTCCCCGCGATTGGCGATGAGGATTTTCGAAATCATGGGCATGGGCCTATTCGATGACGACGAGGGCTTGGCCGTATTCGACGGGATGTCCGTCATCGACGAGGATTTCCGTCACCTTGCCCGACTTCGGCGAGGGGATCTGGTTCATCGTCTTCATCGCTTCGATGATGATCAGCGTCTGGCCTTCCTTGACGGTCGCGCCGATTTCGATGAAGGGACGCGCGCCCGGAGCGGGCGCCATGTAGACGGTGCCGACCATCGGTGCATTGACGACGTTCGCCGGATTGCGGGAGGGAGCCGCGGCCGGTGCGGCGGCTGCTGCTGCCGGTGCGGCAGCTGCGGGCGCGGCATAGGCAGGTGCTGCGATCGGCGCCTGGACATATTGCTGGGTGCCGGCGCGCGAAACGCGAATGCGCAGGTCGTCCTGCTCGACCTCGATCTCCGTCAGATCCGTTTCGTTGAGAATGTTGGCGAGATCGCGGATCAGTGCCTGATCGATACCCGATTTCTTTTCAGCCATGGTGTTGCCCTGTCTTATTCTTATGCCGTGATGTTCTTCAGCGCGTGGAGCGCCAGGATGTAGCTGTAAGGCCCGAAGCCGCAGATCACGCCCTTGCATGCGGGCGCGATCATCGACTTGTGGCGGAATTCTTCCCGTGCATGCACGTTGGATATGTGGAGCTCGATGACGGGAATGGATATAGCGCGGATCGCATCATGCAGCGCGACCGATGTATGCGTATAGGCGCCCGCATTGATGGCAACGCCGGCCGCCTTTTCGTCCGCCTCATGGAACCAGTCGACCAGTGCGCCTTCGTGGTTGCTCTGGCGGAAATCGATATCGAAGCCGAGTTCGCGGCCGGCAGCCTTGCAGTCCGCCTCGATGTCCTTCAGCGTCTTGCCGCCATAAATGCCGGGCTCTCTTTTACCCAGCATATTCAGGTTGGGGCCGTTCAGGACAAAAATCGTTTGCGTCATCGAATGTTCCGAAAAATGTACGACGGCAACCTATAGACTCCGCGAAGGCCGATTGAAAGCCCTTACGGATTGGGCAGCGGGAATCGTGCCACATTTGTCCACATGGTTGAAACGCTTCGATTTTGGCGATTTGATGGGCGGCCGATCGGCGATTGCTTTGCTCAGCAGGTGGTCTTGCCGCAGCTGCGCATGTTCTTGACCTTGCCTTCCAGATCGTCGAGCCCGACGGCGCCCGGCACCAGTTCTTTACCGATCACATAGGAGGGCGTGCCGCTGATGCCGAGGCTGGAGGCGAGCTGGTAGGTCGCCTGGACGATGCTGTCATTCGGGCTCTTTGCCATCTCGGCGCGGATCTTGTCCTCGCTGACGCCGAGCGAGGCGGCGACTGCGACCGCCGTTTCGTCGGAGGCGCGGCCCTCGCTGCCGAGAAGGGCGACGTGGAAATCGGCGTATTTCTCCGGCGCCAGCTTGCGGAAGGCGTCGGCCACCTTGTGGGCGGCGACCGAATCCGGCCCGAGGATCGGAAATTCCTTGAGCACGAAGCGGACGTTCTTGTCCTTCTTCAGCATCGCCTGCATGTCGGGAAGCGCGTGCCGGCAGTAGCTGCAATTATAATCGAAGAATTCGACGACGGTTACATCGCCCTTGGGGTTGCCGAGCGTGACGTCGTTCTTCGAATCGAAGATGTCGGCGGTGTTCTCATCGATTGCCATATTGGCCTTCACCAGCCGCTGGGCTTCCTGCTTCTTCTGCAGCGCATCCTGGACATCGAGCATGATCTCGGGATTTTCGATCAGGTATTGCTTGATGAATTCGCCGAACTCCTTCTTCTGCTGGTCGTCGAGCGCTGCCGCCGGAAACGGAAGAGCGATCGATGCGGCAAGCGCCAGTGCGGTGAAGCTTTTCGAGAAGAAGGCCATGATATCCTCGTCATCGGCAATGTGGTCTTGGTCGGGAAGACCGTCGCCGGGTTATGGACTTGAACGCGTCGCGTCAAGGTACGGTGCGTCGAGTTCTGTTCAAACAGGAATTTTCACCCTCGCGCCGCCCTCGCGGGATTGTGATGAGCCGATTAATGCGGCAATTGTCTGGCCACCATCGAATAAGTCGAGCGAGAAGCGATCTTGTTTTCCATATCGAAACGCAGCGAAGTCGAGCCCTTTCATGCCATGGACGTCCTGGCCGAGGCGACGAAGCGGCGTGCGGCCGGCAATCCGGTCATCTCGATGGCCGTCGGCCAGCCCTCGCATCCCGCCCCTCAGGCGGCCCTCGAAGCGGCGCGTGAAGCTCTTGCCGAAGGCCGGATCGGCTATACCGATGCGCTGGGAACGGCGCGGCTGAAATCGGCGCTTGCCCGGCACTATAAGGATCGCCACGGCCTGGAGATCGATCCCGCGCGCATCGCCATCACCACCGGATCCTCGGCCGGCTTCAATCTCGCCTTCCTCACGCTCTTCGATGCCGGCGATGCTGTGGCGATCGCAAGACCCGGTTATCCCGCCTATCGCAATATTCTGGGCGCACTCGGCCTGAAGGTGGTCGAGGTGCCGGTAACGGCCGAAACCCACTTCACGCTCACACCTGAGAGCCTTGAGGCGGCGCAGAAGGAAAGCGGCCTGACGCTGAAGGGCGTGCTGCTTGCAAGCCCCGCCAACCCGACCGGCACGGTGACCGGCCGCAATGGGCTGAAGGCGCTTGCGGATTACTGCGCGGCCCATTCCATCGCCTTCATCTCCGATGAGATCTATCACGGGCTGACCTTTGCCGGCGAGGAGGCGAGCGCGCTTGAGCTGACCGACGAGGCGATCGTCATCAACTCTTTCTCCAAATATTATTGCATGACCGGCTGGCGGATAGGCTGGATGGTGCTGCCGGAGCGCCTGGTGCGGCCGATCGAGCGGGTGGCGCAGAGCCTCTATATCTCCCCGCCCGAACTCTCGCAGATCGCCGCCACCGCCGCGCTTGGCGCCGGCGCCGAGCTCGATCGTTATAAGGCGAGTTATGCCGCCAACCGCGAGCTGCTGATGCGGCGCCTGCCGCAGATCGGCCTTTCGATCGCCTCGCCGATGGATGGCGCCTTCTACGCCTATCTCGACGTCACCCGCTTCACCAATGACAGCATGGGTTTTGCCAAACGCATGCTCGCCGAAATCGACGTCGCCGCCACACCCGGCCTCGACTTCGATCCGCTGGAGGGACATCGAACCCTGCGCCTGTCCTATGCTGGCTCAGAGGCCGAGATCGCCGAGGCAGTGGAGCGAATCGCAGCCTGGTTGAAGTAACCCTTCAACAGGGCAGGTGGCTGCTCTTTGTCCTGTCCGTCAGCTGCGCGACGAAAACAGCGAGGCGAGCGTTGAAGACGGTTTGTTGTTCAGCCTCGGCACGACCACGAGCTGCCTGATGTCGCCGCGCTTGTAGGCGGCGAGGAAGCGCTTGTAATCCTTGAAGGAGACGCAGCCGTTGGAATCGCCGTTCTTGCCGAGCATGTAGGTGTGGGCAAGCAGGCCGACACGGTCATAGATGGCATCCGAGCCCTGGAGTGGCGTCAGCCGCAGCGCCTCGACACCGTGGAAGAGGCTTTCGCGCATGGTCAGCGCGTAGGTGTGCGGCGGCGTCGGGCCGCGCATCTTCTTGTCTACGTAACGCGGGTTGTCGCGCATTTTGCCGAGGCCGGAATGGGCTTCCAGCCTCTCGCCGTTCGGCAGATAGACCGTGCTGTTCTCGATGTCGTAGATCGCCACACCGGCGCGCAGCTTCGGCGAGAAGACCGGCTTGTCGTAGCGCGGCACGGCATCGTCCTGCTCATCCTGGATCGGCGAGTTCGGCTGAGCATAGGCAAGCGCAGGCTCGGCAGGGCGCTGCGCCCCTCTGCCGGCGGGTGCCGGTTTGCCGATGAGGCCATCGGGACGCGCCATCGGCAGCGGCACGGAGCCTTCGTCCGGCGCCAGCACCAGATCGAAGGGCTGCTGCTCTCCGGCCTCGGCGACTTCCACGGGCGCAGATTTTTCCTGCGGCAGCGACACCGTTTTGAGGGCTGGTGCCGCCGGCTCGACTCGAGCGGGCTCGACCGGGGCCGGCGCGATCTGCTGCGGTCCGGCATCTGCAAGTGCGAGCAGGGCAGGGAGTTCGACGGCCGCGACAGTTTCCTTGGAAGGAATGATGATGCGGTCATCACTCTCTGCTTCCGTCTCCGCCTGGGCGAGCTCGACCGGCGGCGTGGCGGCGTCGTCCCTGGCGAATTTCGCGGTATCGGACGGCGTTACGGCGGCGACGGCGACCGGCGGTTCGGCAGGCGCGGCCAGACGATTGTTCTTTGCAAGCGCCAGCGATGCCGTTGCGGCGGCATTGGTCTTTTGCGCATGCGACTGGATGAGGTGCGCCGTCAGGGCGACGACCGGCTTGGCATCGAAGGCGGCCAGCCGGTCAGCCTTGCCGACATGGATCAGTCGTTCGTGCTGCGTTGCCGGCTTCAGCTTCGGCATCGATGCGACCTGCGTGAAGCTCTCGGGCTGAGAAGCCGGAGCGCCGACGGAATGCATCGTCGCGAAGGTCGCGATCAACCATGTGGAGGTCAGAAATCCGGCGCCGACGACACCGTAAAGGAAACCGCGAGATCTGCGCAAACGAAAAGCAGATCCGCCAAGAGGGGTGACGTTATTGAACGTCCCAACCGCAAACGCCATACTACACTCGTCTTTCAAACTCGCTACGCAGGCCGGCGGCACTGACTGACTAAACTTCGCCGGGGCCGGTAAAGGCGCAAGTGGGCCGAATTTAGACCACTCGCGACTTCCGACTGTTTCGCAAGGATGACGAATTATGGTTTCTAATTTGTTTACGCCGCGTCGTTCTTTCTCGCGGCGTCTCAAAAAGAGATGCGCAGGGCCTTCTCAGGCGCGTTCCATCACGTAGCTTCCCGGCGCTTCCTCGATCGCGTTCAGCGCATCGCCGCCGGGTTTGCGCGCCGGCACACGCCTGTCATCATGCGTCTCGATCCAGGCCTGCCAGTGCGGCCACCAGGATCCCGGCGTCTCGGTCGCCTTCTCGATCCAGGTCTCGTAGTCCCCCTTGGCGGGGCCGCCGGTCCAGTATTGATACTTCTTCTTGTCGGGCGGGTTGACGACGCCGGCAATATGTCCCGAGCCGGTGACAACGAAGTCCACCTTGCCGCCGAAGAACCGGCTGCCGACGAAGACGGACTTGGCAGGCGCGATGTGATCCTCGCGCGTGGCGAGATTATAGATCGGGATCTTCACGTCTTTCAGCGACACGGGCTTGCCGTCGAGGATCATCTCGTTTTTCGTCAGCGCATTCTTCAGATAGCAATTGCGCAGGTAGAAGGCATGGTTTGCCGCCGCCATGCGGGTCGAATCGGCGTTCCAGAACAACAGGTCGAAGGGCAGGGGCTCCTGGCCCTTGAGATAGCTGTTGACGAAATAAGGCCAGATCAGCTCGGATGCGCGCAGCATGTTGAAAGCCATCGACATCTTCGAACCGTCGAGATAGCCGGCCGCCTGCATATGCTCTTCGAGCGCGGCAAGCTGCTCCTCGTCGACGAAGACCTTGAGGTCGCCGGCATGGGTGAAGTCGACCTGGGTGGTGAATAGGGTCGCGGTCTTGATGCGCTTGTTCTTTTCCCTGGCATGCAGCGCCAGTGTCGCCGCCAGCAGCGTGCCGCCGACGCAGTAGCCGACAGCGTTGACCTCCTTCTCGCCCGTCGCCTTCTCGATCGTCTCGAGCGCGAAATCGATGCCCTCGCGGGCATAGGCCGCCCAGTCTTTCTCGGCGTGGCGGGCATCCGGGTTGACCCAGGAAATGACGAAGACTGTCTGCCCCTGGTCGACGCACCATTTGATGAAGGATTTCTGCGGGTTGAGGTCGAGAATATAGAATTTGTTGATCCAGGGCGGGCAGATCAGCAGCGGCCGTTTCAGCACCGTTTCCGTCGAAGCCTCGTACTGGATGATCTGGCAGATATCGTTCTGGGCGATCACCTTGCCCGGCGTCAGCGCCATGTCGCGGCCGACGGCGAATTTCGTCATGTCGGTCTGGCGCAGGCGAAGATCGCCGTTTCCGGCAGCGATGTCCTCGGCCAGCATCTTCATTCCCCGCACCAGGTTCTCGCCGCTGGTTGCGATCGTTTCGCGGTAGAGTTGCGGATTGGTGGCGACAAAATTGCTCGGCGAAAGGGCGGCCGTGATCTGCTTCACGTAGAAGCCGGCCTTGTGCTTGGTGTGCTCGTCGAGACCATCGGTCTCCGACACCAGCTTCTCCACCCAATCCGATGTGACGAAATAAACCTGGCGGAGAAAATCGAAGAAAGGGTTCTTCTGCCAGTCCTCGTCGGAGAAGCGCTTGTCCTTGCGGGTGTCTGGTTCAGGAGGCGCCTGCATGCTTTGCACGCGCTGCATCGAACGCATCCAGATGCCGAAGAACGACGACATTAGCTGCGTCTGCGCCTCGAAGGTGCGGCGCGGATCGGTAATCCAGTATTCGCTGACCTTGGAAAGCGTCTTGACCATGTCGGTCATCGGATCGACGGCGGTTTGGGTGATCTCGCCGCGTTCGCGCGGCGCAAGCCAGGCCGAGGCAGCCTGCCCGAGATTTTCGAGCGCCCGGGCGAAATTCATCGCCATGGCCTCTGGATCCTTCAATACATAGGGATCGAGATCGGTCGCGTCGAAACCGGCCTTGCCGCCATTCTTCTGGCCGCCATTTTCCTGCTTGCTGTCGGTCACCATTTCCTCCCGGCGGCAGCACTGTTTTTATCCATTCGTTGTACATCGTGATCGAACGAGAAAACAAGTTCCACGCGCGCCGGCTCATGCTATTGCTTTGTGGCTGCGACAAATTTAACAGTCGACGCAATCAGAACTGGATTTTGAGGCATGACGAAAAACGGCATTCGGCGCATCGCGACCTTCAACCGCACCGCATTGATCTGCGTCGCTGCGGCGATGGCCCTTGCCGGATGCAATCTGACGGCGGAAGAGAAAGCCGCGGCCGCCGCCAAGCGAGCGGCGCCGACCGCCGTCGTCATGCCGGCCACCAAGGGCGATGCGGTCGAAGGCGGCCTGGCAAAGTCGCCGGACGGCTATCCGAATTTCGGCGCGCCGCTGACGGCCGCCAATGTTCAGATGAGCGACGAGCAGGCGGCCGACCTGCAGCATCAGTTGACGGCACTTGCTGCCCGCCGCAAGGCCGGTACGCTCTCGGAGGCCGAATATCAGGCCAAGGTCGCCGAAATGCGCCGCCTCGCCGCCGAACACGGCACGGATACGCTCTCCGAAATCTCCAAATAGACCTTGCCTTTCAGGCAATTTGGACGCAAAGCCTTCCGGATGGATCGGAAGATACGATTTTCCCGATAATGCGCGTTGCGCGGCCTTTCCGTCAAAGATTTGCCGCGTGGCTTAGGTCTGATGAATACGGCGTTGCGATTCTGAAGTTCGTGTCGCAGCCGCCGGGAGACGGAACGAACTTCGACTGCGGCCCGAAATGCCGCCTTTCCATGGGGAATGAAATGGAAGAGTTTCACAAAGTCCGGCGTTTGCCGCCTTATGTTTTCGAACAGGTCAACCGTTTGAAAGCAAGCGCGCGAGCGGGCGGCGCCGATATCATCGATCTCGGCATGGGAAACCCCGACCTTCCCACTCCCCAGGCGATCGTCGATAAGCTGTGTGAGGTCGTGCAGGATCCGCGCACCCACCGTTATTCCTCCTCCAAGGGCATTCCGGGGCTGCGCCGCGCCCAGGCCGCCTATTATGCCCGCCGTTTCGGCGTCAAGCTCAACCCGGATACGCAGGTGGTCGCCACCCTCGGCTCCAAGGAAGGCTTCGCCAATATGGCGCAGGCGATTACCGCGCCCGGCGACGTCATTCTCTGCCCGAACCCGACCTATCCGATTCACGCCTTCGGCTTCCTGATGGCAGGCGGCGTCATCCGCTCGATGTCGGTGGAGCCGGACGAGACCTTCTTTCCGCCGCTCGAGCGCGCGGTCAGGCATTCGATCCCGAAGCCCCTGGCGCTGATCCTCAACTATCCCTCGAACCCGACGGCCTTTGTCGCGACGCTCGATTTCTACAAGGACGTCATTGCCTTCGCCAAGAAGCACGACATCATCGTGCTGTCCGACCTTGCCTATTCGGAGATCTATTTCGACGAGGCGCCGCCGCCGTCGGTTCTCGAAGTGCCGGGCGCCATGGATGTGACGGTGGAGTTCACCTCGATGTCGAAGACCTTCTCCATGCCCGGCTGGCGCATGGGCTTTGCCGTCGGTAACGAGCGGCTGATCGCGGCGCTCACCCGCGTAAAGTCTTACCTCGATTATGGCGCCTTCACGCCGATCCAGGTTGCGGCGACACATGCCCTGAACGGCGACGGCTCCGATATTGCGGAAGTCCGCAACGTCTATAAACGTCGCCGTGACGT contains:
- a CDS encoding DUF2155 domain-containing protein, with amino-acid sequence MKLFTRNMVLRAAGSLLALSALLPPVAANAARIENPVAVFSGLDKITGRITTFDVYVNETVQFGALQVTPKACYSRDQAEAQKIDGFVEVDEITLDRKIRRIFTGWMFAASPGLNAVEHPIYDVWLKDCKTNSDVPAPDSAKATAR
- a CDS encoding GNAT family protein, coding for MVNLTNWKGAPAPERKTLNGSYVRLEPLDPDQHSASLYEAASAPGADDRFRYLFEQAPSGLAELVQWAQKASASTDPLFFAVIDKKTGRAEGRQALMRIDRTHGVIEIGSIMWGPAITRSRVATEALFLFADYAFGLGYRRFEWKCHDLNLPSKRAAERFGFRFEGLFRQHMVVKGLNRDTAWFSILDSEWPQLRAGYERWLRAGNFDAAGSQLSKLTFDL
- a CDS encoding DUF2167 domain-containing protein, giving the protein MKRYFAAAILFALFTAQAGARPYQEMFPDRSDFSDAEKPLLEKLDFQQGAIKLPAAKATLNVPQGFYYLNPADTKTVLVDIWGNPPQAAEGTMGMIFPAKYAPTDIEAWGSVVQYSADGYVSDADAATTNYDELLQNIKDSIRENNVEREKQGFQKITLIGWASTPHYDKSAHAMHWARDLLFGDDMRAPHTLNYSVRTLGRQGVFEFDFVAGLNQLKEIEAVIPTVTTLVQFDTGMAYTDYVEGDKIAAYGMAGMIAAGAGAKIAAKVGLLALAAVFLKKAGILIVVVAGGALRFAKGLFTRNKTPTA
- the aat gene encoding leucyl/phenylalanyl-tRNA--protein transferase, which encodes MAGSRRKSPGITPDILLRAYSIGLFPMAESADDPEIFWVEPELRGVLPLDHFHVSKSLAKTVRRKPFEIRFDHAFDQVIAACAEETSGRPSTWINKTIRSLYATLFDMGHAHTVEAWDGDELVGGLYGVSLGSAFFGESMFSRRTDASKICLVHLVERLREKGFTLLDTQFTTEHLKTFGAIDVPKADYALMLAAAMESPHLKF
- the accC gene encoding acetyl-CoA carboxylase biotin carboxylase subunit, which codes for MPMISKILIANRGEIALRVLRACKELGIACVVVHSTADADAMHVRLADESVCIGPPSSRESYLNIHQIVAACEITGADAVHPGYGFLSENAKFADILEAHGITFIGPTADHIRIMGDKITAKTTALELGIPVVPGSDGEVKTEEDALKTAAEIGYPVLIKATAGGGGRGMKVAKSEADLIEAWSTARTEAAAAFGNDAVYMEKYLGKPRHIEIQVFGDGEGNAIHLGERDCSLQRRHQKVWEEANSPALNVEQRMKIGQICADAMKKLKYRGAGTIEFLYENGEFYFIEMNTRLQVEHPITEAITGIDLVHEQIRVASGGGLSVTQDEVHFSGHAIECRINAEHPRTFVPSPGTITHFHAPGGLGVRIDSGAYQGYKIPPYYDSLIGKLIVHGRTRVECMMRLRRALDEFVVDGINTTLPLFQDLVSNQDIANGDYDIHWLEHYLANAPAA
- the accB gene encoding acetyl-CoA carboxylase biotin carboxyl carrier protein, which codes for MAEKKSGIDQALIRDLANILNETDLTEIEVEQDDLRIRVSRAGTQQYVQAPIAAPAYAAPAAAAPAAAAAAPAAAPSRNPANVVNAPMVGTVYMAPAPGARPFIEIGATVKEGQTLIIIEAMKTMNQIPSPKSGKVTEILVDDGHPVEYGQALVVIE
- the aroQ gene encoding type II 3-dehydroquinate dehydratase codes for the protein MTQTIFVLNGPNLNMLGKREPGIYGGKTLKDIEADCKAAGRELGFDIDFRQSNHEGALVDWFHEADEKAAGVAINAGAYTHTSVALHDAIRAISIPVIELHISNVHAREEFRHKSMIAPACKGVICGFGPYSYILALHALKNITA
- a CDS encoding DsbA family protein — protein: MAFFSKSFTALALAASIALPFPAAALDDQQKKEFGEFIKQYLIENPEIMLDVQDALQKKQEAQRLVKANMAIDENTADIFDSKNDVTLGNPKGDVTVVEFFDYNCSYCRHALPDMQAMLKKDKNVRFVLKEFPILGPDSVAAHKVADAFRKLAPEKYADFHVALLGSEGRASDETAVAVAASLGVSEDKIRAEMAKSPNDSIVQATYQLASSLGISGTPSYVIGKELVPGAVGLDDLEGKVKNMRSCGKTTC
- a CDS encoding aminotransferase class I/II-fold pyridoxal phosphate-dependent enzyme encodes the protein MFSISKRSEVEPFHAMDVLAEATKRRAAGNPVISMAVGQPSHPAPQAALEAAREALAEGRIGYTDALGTARLKSALARHYKDRHGLEIDPARIAITTGSSAGFNLAFLTLFDAGDAVAIARPGYPAYRNILGALGLKVVEVPVTAETHFTLTPESLEAAQKESGLTLKGVLLASPANPTGTVTGRNGLKALADYCAAHSIAFISDEIYHGLTFAGEEASALELTDEAIVINSFSKYYCMTGWRIGWMVLPERLVRPIERVAQSLYISPPELSQIAATAALGAGAELDRYKASYAANRELLMRRLPQIGLSIASPMDGAFYAYLDVTRFTNDSMGFAKRMLAEIDVAATPGLDFDPLEGHRTLRLSYAGSEAEIAEAVERIAAWLK